The sequence ATTGAGTGTCTTTAACATACTTTACACGAGAGCATGCACCTCTGCTTAAGAGGAAAGGGCCTCAGGTTAAAAACACTGCATAATGCAGTGGTGCTGCAACCTGGCAAGTACTCTTCATGGCACAATATAGAATTCCTACATCACTGCGGTATTTAGAGAAGATGACTGCAACACATTCAAGCAGTAATTTGTTTGTGCAGTTTCTTATTTCCATTCAGCAAGTCTCAGAACTGAACACTAGGTGAAGAGCCAGGTACTCTGATAGATGCTTGTAGTGTGGAAAGTCACCTAGAGAATTTTTCTGTCCTACACCAGAGGAGGTGGAGACAACACTAGTCATCACTGCAGAAACAAAGGACAAGCGTTAATAAATCTTAACAGGTTAGGTAGTGAAGACAGTTGTGTTACTTAAACTTTAAGGTATTAAAGGTTAACAATTAAGAGAATAGTTTTGACAGAGTCAGCTGCTGTTCCTTGAGTCCTCAGTCATACTTACTACAGAAGtatggtttggattttttttcacagaatcaacAAACTTGTAACTGGAAATAGATTGTTGTATGTAAATAGATTGTTGTATGAAAATAGGGCAGTTGTATTTCTCTTGTGAAAGATGATTGAGGGATCACATAGCAAAACTACTGATTCATTTTTAGGAAGACTGGAGCTCATAATAGAGTCTTATGCAAAAGGCTTGCCTCCAGTCCAACACTACTCAAGCAATTAGCTTTACAGTCTCCACAAGCTTGACTTCTAGCTTCACAGAATAGTTATTACAGAGAACCCACAAGTAGTAAGTCCTTATACACACAAGCGCACTTTTCAAAGGCTGTTGCCAATCCTCCAGAGAGAAACTACAAGGAActctatacacacacacattttttattttaataaataaagttttacaggctcaggcttttttttttttaaatcacatatacagaacagaaaattgcCTGATCAAGTAACATGAATCAAACTACTAACCCTGGGAAGGAATGCATGCCCTCTGTAACTGAAGACCTTAAATGAAAAGGGATTTCCCATGGGCAGCGCAGTAATTTACGTCACAGATTGGACAACTTGAAAGAGGTGAGGCCAAAGCAAAGAGAGTGACCCTAAACGGACCACTGGTCTTTACAGGGCCACAACAGcgcaaggaaagcaaagagcCCAAATGCCTCCATTTTCTAGTGTCACTTTTGGATGAATACATGTCTTCACATCCTTTAAGCTATACATTCTAACCACAAGTGGAGAGGCTAAGCACAGCAGGTATGCAAAATTATTCCATTGAAGAAGAGATATTGGATGACACAGTAATGTTACATTTCAAGATTTCGAATTAGCAGATGCTTCTGCATCCCTTCAGTATGGCAGTGGAACAGATCCCACCTTCTCTTACAGAGGTTTAGTCCAAAAACTTCCTGTTGGCATTAGCACCAAAGAGAGCCACTCTGATTTCTGGCATCATCTGTTGAGGAAGAATACATCAGTTATATGCAATACAATTGCCGAGCATTCCTTGCTGCGGGCAGTTTGATAGCTAGACTAGTCTTCTAAACTGAGAAGTCAattcatttgtgttttctgaagCCTTTATCTGATCACATATTGCCTGCTAGTCTATAGATTAAAGGAGTACCTATACTGCATCACAAGGAAGAGATGCAAGATCTAGTAATTTCAGCTATAATACAAGGTTTCAGCCAACGTTTCTAGTACTCAAGCAGGATTCAGAAATTAAAGTTAAACTCAATATTTCAACATCTTGACTGCAGTATAGTCATCAGCGTCTTTTGGTACCATAACTTCTAGAGCTTTATGCTGATGCTTAGTCCAAAAGGTATCATTTTTGGGAAAAGCCATGTTTGTTGTAGAGAAGCGCAAGCAGCAGgtaatttgtttctttccattcaaAAGTAACTTCTTGTCACCCATACTGAAAATCTGATCCCACACACTATTGGGACTGTTACCGTGCACTGAAAACACAAGGATTTAATTACAAGACAAAACTAGCTAATTACATCTTGTTCACCTTGGTTGTGAGAAAAACTCACCTGCTGAGCTACAAGGTCCAGCCGACTTTCCAGGGTGTTAGAAACCTTAATTTTACCATCACTGTTGTAAATTTCAACTCCTCCAGCACTAGAAAGGGAAAGTAAACATAAAAGTCATGACAGCTATGATACATCTCAAAGCTATAATTTGGCAGAGACATTACCCCAAATGAGTTCTTGTAGAAAAGCCAGAGGTGTAGGTATtcatttgttaaataaatacatttgatCCTGCCTTAATGAGAGTAAGCACAAAGTGATGCAGCAAAGTAGTAGTGCAGAGCATCTTCAGTTACTGGGTACCATAGCTACATACGAGGATACTCATTAGCATGATCTAAATACAAACAGTACTATGAAATTTGTCACATCAAAACAGCTTCAGactctgtattttattattaatagaaCACTTTTAGATTTTGGGAAGCGAAGAAGAGTGCTAGaagctttgtttgcttgttcatACATAAAAAACGATCCCTGACTTTCAGAATATACAGTTTTGTTCCATGTTCTTTATCATACTATATGGAAATACAGCCTTGCAAGACCTAACAGACACAAACCCCGTCAAGTCATTATGCTGCAGCACCATACATAATTCCTTATGACTCAGTTTGCTTCCTCTtgagacagaaagcagagctaCATTTGCATTCtccctctcaaaaaaaaaacaacagttagTTAAGTTTCTACACACAGTTATTGTATACTTCAATACTGTGGAACAGCTGGAGGTTGCACAAAACTTTTATTGACAGTTTTGACTGAGACAGTGCTTCTCTGGAGGAAGCTACAGAATCTGTACTTGATTAAGAGAAAGAAGTGCCAAATTCCACTAGAACAGCAGTAGACACTGCAGGGATATTACATACATAATTTTCCAAGACTGTCCTAGTAAGAGCTGTGGCTTGCAATTTAAGTTAGCACTCTCTATAAGGGACTCCCATTTTGCTTACATTTCCTCTGGCAGGAAGTTGTCTTGGTCAATGTGAATATCCACGTCCCTTTTTGTGGCATTTTTGTAGATTGGAATGCTCTTCTGTATAGCAGCCTAGGACACAAGATAAACCTCCAATTAACATTGATAAACAATAGCACATCATAAACATATTGTTTATCATTGATAAACAATAGCACAAAAATAGCACTTGGATTTGGTTGCTTATTCATTTGTAGGAATTAAAATGAAGGaattgggttttttttttttaattaagcaaatTTTAGTACAGCTTTTGAGCCAAAAACAATTGTTATTAATGCTGTAGCGATGTTTAAAGTTTCCTAAGTAATGCCCAAGCAAGGAAATGATCCCTGACTTGAAGCACATACTTGCTGTCTTGCATTGTACCTGCAACAGAAGTGCAGCTTGAAAACATGCTTTAGCTGTTTTCCTGTCATACAGATGGGATCTGAGCAGCAAATATTTGCAACCAGGTCTCAGCCTTCATGAGCAAGGATACTGTCATAATTGTAGGTGTCTTACCTTAACCATAGGGAGATCTTACCTTAACCATAGGGAGATCTTGTTTCCTGCACCGAACAACTATTTTGGGCTCAAGCAGCTGGTAGAATCCCTGTAAAAAAGATAACCGTTACAGTATcagaaaactgacattttaattgTCTTAGAATTATTTAACtccaagaaaggaaaggagctgatcaatttgaaaaacaaaacctgacaATGTTAGCTCATTCTAACGAGTTCTTTGCTTGCAAGTGCACCCCATGCAGACATTCTGAGAGGATGGCAATGATATCTGGGAGAGCCTACAACTACGGATCACGTTTTTCTTGTGTTAGCTTAAAGTTTGGAATTCAAGTGCAACTAAACGTGTCTGTCACAGGAGTGAGTTGCCCAGATaatgtacatgtgtgtgtaaGGATCATTGCTGTCCAACCAGAGTGTCAGCTTGCCAGCTTTCTCATTCTTGGAGAAGAGAGGCTGCAATTTCAGGTGCCTGTTCTAATAATTCCAGCCTTGCAGTTCCTGTAGCAACATGCGAGTACTACAGTGGATCAAATCTAATGAGCCAAGACACACAGCCAGCTTGCATGAACAAGACAGGTTTGTTTGAtatacagcagcagcaggacaaggaaacaaaaatactgaattgGAAGCACCAGCTGGAAGGGAACACTATTAAGAACACTCTGTCATTAAACTACAGACAGGAGAGTTTGTGGCTGGTTTCTGTGAGTTTATGGCAAAAGGACTTGATCATACCAGAGGGTGGCACTAGTGGTTGCACAAGTGACCCTAGCCAACACTTACTAGATTTCCAGCAGTGAAGTTCCAGAGCTAGAGGATGGACTGGTATGCAAAGCTTAGATTTATCTTTGTATGTGTCATGAATGCACACCATAATGTAGTAAATTTGTCAAAGCCAGGACTAGCTTTGCAGGTAACTACTGACTTCTAGGCTTGAAGGAACAGCTTTAGTCAAAGGTGCATTTGAGTGACTCATTCCAACTAATTACAACAGAAGTTTAAAGTGTGCATCCTAAACGTGCATGTTACAACGTATGTGTGCGCATCTGCAACCATTCTTATAATGGGAGCCAGCTGCTTGGTCTACTAGGTTCTATACCACAAAATAAACTGCAGCTTTATCTGTTCAGAATCTAAGATCAAAAGATATAGCAGAAGTGATGTTTAAAACTCAAAGATCATCCAGCAACTTTTGATCTAGATTCCAATACAACTGTAACATCTACAGTTGGTTATGTTTGAAGAAAGATGCACAGGAGGACAGAGCTGCAATCATCTATTTGGTACGATTTAAATATTTACCTGTAGAACTAGTCCATCCAGCAGTATTTGGTACCTGGCAGTATCCTTCACCACCTTGGCAAGTCTTAGCTTGGCCTCATTCAGCAAATCCtacattcagaagaaaatcagatCAGCAGAGCCCATCTGTTTGGCATTTGGTTTCATGCCTACCAACTTTCTGTACTCCTATTATAGCTATCACACCCTGCCAACACGTAAACGTACACTCCAGCTGGTGTTCATCCAAGCTAGACCTTCATCTATGTGCATGGCACAACATCCTTTCCAAACAgttcccccctccctgccctgatCCGAACCCAATACATCCAGACAACAATtctttcttcatgaaaaagGGGGACCTCAGTAGTAAAATGATGGTATTTATAACATTAATTCACACAAACTAAATATGTTATAAATGGTTGCCTAATGTAAACTAATAAAGTCGTCCAAATAACTAACCTTTTCAGCTTTGTAGTCAAGTAAAGAAATCTAACCTATCTTTACATCTAACAACATTCAGGtttgatatttttaatcatAAGTAAATGCAAGTAGAAACTCAAAattgaaagcttatttttaatttgaagtagTTGTTTCTGAATGTCTTTATTCTGCAAATCAACATCAGATGGGATtgaattttgaagaaatttgAATCAACTCAGAAAGCTCCTAGAACTGAACCATAATTATAATTACTTCAGATacaggaattttaaaatttggtaTAAACCCTTCTTTACTGTCCTGTATTGTGGAGTTTAAGAGTAGATTGCATGTTAACACAATCAGCAGTAAAATATAAGACTATCACAATTCAACTTCGCGGTCAAATCTAGTTATACTGTCCACCCTAGAATAACAGGGCATTTCTGGAAGTGCTCCTCTCTATTGTTCACAAAGGAGGTAAAAGATCTGATAAGGGAAGAAAGAGGTAGCAGCATGTGACTtcaaaggttttaaaataaggaaGAGTGTTATGCATTACTCAGAAGCATGAGGTTGAGTCAGCTGATAAATGAGGAAGAGATTACCCAGCAGAGACTATCACAATAGAGTTAGCTCTTTAGCCACCCACTTTTCTTCCCACtgtaaatacaattaaaaatttgAAACTAGGTTTGAAGAACCAATAAACTGgccattttcttttgctaacTCTCCTTTTTCATAGCAGCATTGACTCAAGCAacattaccatttttttttaatacttggtTTCTACAGGTCTTGCAGTTTTTCCAACAGCTCAACAGCACCATCTAGCTAAAATACAGAACACTCAAACTGTTTCTGAGACAGGATAAGAAAAGCAGTGATAGGAAACCTGCAAGCTGTATAATAAGCAAAATGAGAATACACTACACATGGTGTAAGGCTAAACTAAGACTAAATGTAGCCCGCTCTGGTAAATGATCACTCACCCTACTCATGCACACACAGATCAGTCACCCACTAAAACAAGAAGCAAACCTTTCCATATACTAGGGGCCACTAaaggtgacagaaaaaaaaacagtgagtgGTGTTTTAAACCTACTTGCTTAAGCCACACCAGCTTTAACGAACAGATGTTAAATCATGCAAACAGAACTTCAAGTTCCACAAACCGTGCAAGAGGTTTCTGTTCTTTAATGAAATAAGCTACTGTCTAAATGATAGATACAACTAGTAAGTGCAATGCTCTTGGCAGAAAGCTGGATTTCCTGAAAAGAACAGGCaatagaaactgaaaataagctAAAGCAGATTAGTAAAGCCAGACTAAATCTTTAAAGACTTTTCAGGTTAACTGGGAAAGCTAGCTAACATATGTTGAAGCAAATATTACTCAATCacaaatcatatttttctttagaatatGGATAAGATCATTTCCCAACAGATGGTAGGAATAGAACCTCTGTGTCTTTACTACAAAGATACTCACTGCAATAAGGTCATCCCTTGCCTTGAGGACCTTCAGTCTTGCCTGATTCATCAGGTTGGACATCTGACTGCAAGTTTCATGACAAAGTTGAATCAGTCGATCAGACTTTAAATGTTGGAGTTCTGTCAGTGTTCAActgtatattttacatttaaagatAACAATACCACCCTGTTTAATAACAAAGCCTGTTCATCCGTCTGAACCTGTTTCTGAATCCATGCAAACGATTATAATGCAGAACCCCATACTGCACTAGACCTACCAAAACTAAACCTAACACAATCATTTCTCCCACAGTAATAAACCAGGGTAGAGTTTTAGACATTaaccacacaaagaaaaatgaaagattctTTCACCACACCTCCTACCAGTTATACTATTGTAGCTCACCCTGGATAATTACTCCCCAGAAAAATTAGAACCTCACAATTAGAGCTCAATACATTAGCTACAATTTGCCCATTTGCAAGGGAAGAATGGTTTTATATGAAATTAGTAATAAGATGAGAGCTCAGGCTCTGAAGCCAACCATCTAACCTAAgtaacttacatttttttctgctgttcaatttgtttctccttcttttcATAATACTCCATGATTTTCAGCCTCTGTGTCTGAACAAGGCGACCCTTCTCGATGTTGAATTCTTCTTCTGCctacagtaaaaattaaataactgaAGCGGAAATTGATTCCACgggctgaaaaaaatagaatcaaaTGAAATGGCCATGCTTTAAGAACGCATTTACAGATAAGGTAGGGTGATACAATTTATGGTTCCACataaacaaagcatttcaaCCAACATGCAAGTCAAAGGGAGTTCAGCATGTGTCCTGCTGAACTCCTGAGCTCACACCCTGCTAAGatccatttttttcatcagtatATCTCTGTTGATTAACACGTTTCCTTGCACTATTTGTTCCTCAGGCATACAATTACAAAACAGATATAGTATGCACTGTCAGGAAATACAATTCATTCTATCCGAGCTCcaggcatgattttttttctttttaaacagaattagTCTCATTTCTGTCTACAAGAGGTTCTACCTAAAATAACCCAGCCTGCACTTGGTGTCCACAAAGTATGTTACTATAAGTAATTCTTAATTCTTACACAAGGAGACTGACAGTATAGCTATTACATTTTCATAAAACCTAGCCCATTAGCATATGAAACCACAAACACATGGGAAGTTTTCTTATTTATACTGTAGTATCCATCTCAACTTCTGACTTGTCTTTGGAGATAAACAGCAATACCTGATTTAGAACTTATTAAACAGTTTTGCTGATCAAAAAGTTTATGggagataaaaaataatagtaaaacaTCTTGCTTGTACTGGACTCAGCATATATTTTAGTGTTGGTATAATGCAGATTGTTAGGGTCATAAGGCACCATTACTCCTACTTCAGTGAACAACCATATTCTATCACCAGGTTAATATCAAACTCATTGTCTTGTGGTTTAGCCTAAGTGAAGAATTCCTCAAAGAGTTCAACTCGTGccttaaatataaatttatgaTGTAGTTTCCCAGGACACCTACTAAAACACACCTAGAAGCAAGTCTGCAGGTAGCTACACAGGTTCAGGTACAGTTATGAAAGTGTTTACAAAACAAGCTTTCATCAAAACAATTCAGCCAGTTTAACTTTcgcctttttcatttttgtgcatGAACGAACATTTGTGCTAGATTATTAGCATCCTCGCTTCAATTTCTTACTAATGTCTCTGCCTGACATGCTATGGAAATCAAGCAAAAATTAGAATTATAAATAGGAGGTAGGGAAAGGTGTTCCACTTACTTTAGTCTATTCACATTACCATTCAGCGCTCCTGGTTGTGTGAAAACAGTGAGTGAACTTGGATAGGAATAAATTCACATTTAAGAACCACTAAGAAAACTTGGACAAAAGGACAGATCCAACTCAGTAGTTTTGTTACGATTTCACAGAAGTTAGCAAACATTAACTTTATTTGGTAGCACCATTTTTTGCTATATAATAACTGAATGCGAAGTAAATTGTACTTTACAGAAGTGTTCTAAGACTGCTCAGACTGCAACTATTAAACCAGGATGTCAGAGGCAGTTCTCCTTTTGCACTTACTGACATTGAACTTCCATTTTTACCTTTGCATCtatttcttcagccttttcaTTGGCTTCCTGTTCAATGAAAGCCATCATATGCTTGATCTGTaataagagagaaaagaaaacattttctgttggaaaGGATATTGATGGGAAGACATATATTCCCCGTTTGTATAGTAGGCCCCTCCAATTCCACTTACTAATCTATATCACAGTGTTGTTTTTCGAAGGAATTAAATTGAGCATACAGGCCAAAGAGTCACCTCTGCTTAACACAGATTCcaagaaaatcaaattattaTGCTGTTAAATAAGTTTCTGTGATGTTGTTTCACTGGTTTCACTAGAAAAATGTACTTAGATatgcaaatataaaacaaaattttaaatttatataagCCTGAGTATTTTCATTCTTCACTGAATGAGGATATTTCCTCCaatagtaaaggaaaaaaaaaatccttacacAGTAAAATTAAAGTAGTCTGTTTGTTACAACATTCACATGAAGTATAGATGAACCTTGAGCCCTTGCTCTAAGTCAGACATAGGTGTCGTTTACACAAACCTGGGCCTTCCACACCAGAAACAGgcgaagcaaagcaaagggCTACTGACTGCTCTGGCCAGGTCTATACAACGAGAAGTTCGTTTATACACCTGAGAAATCTttcttgaaaaatgtaataaatgctGTAAAAACTTGAAAGGTCTTTGGTTTGAGacaaatgaatttaatttaaaaatgccatTGTATAGTTCATGTGACTTTACAAAGTAGTTGAATATTAGtttggaggagctggggaagaaaacagagacagCAGCACCAGTTGATCAAGACCACATCAAGTATATCACATGCTGCTTTAGAGAGAGATACACACTAACAAGTTCAGCTTGAAGAAACGTTTTGAAAGCATCCTGAAACACTTTTATAAAGCACAGGTCCAAGAACTCAAAGACAGGGAAACCAATTAGACTAAATTCTGCTTATTTATCTTATGCCATTCTGTGACCAGGCTTAAATTTAGGTTCAAACCTAGAGCACTGCCCAACCAAATGGCAACTTTTAACTGTACAGCCATTTCCAAGTGCAGATGGAGAGAACCGTACACTCAAGTGGACCATGAAACCCTCCTTTTTGCTTGCACTTAATGGCAAGACACTTTTCAATCTGGTCTGAATAAACTTGCATGAAAGATTCTATTCATATAATCTCATATACAATTCATATAATCTGAAATGAGACATTTTAAAGAGATAAGAAAGGTGCCAATTTGAGAACTGAACCAATGCGCTGACAGCACCATGCCCATATAAACTAAAAACCAGAAGTGAACAGACAAGTGGAAGATTTTAGGCATGTACAGTGGAAGAAGTGAACGACAGTATCTACATCCTCAAAATCAGGtcaacaatttttattttaattccagttTGCAACACTTCTAAATGTAAGTCTACCTACAAGGTCAGTTTCTTATCCCACTTGTCTGATCTGATGGCCGATCAAATCAAGTTTAGATCTATATGCATTTCAGAAAGGACAAGACAGGCAGATAAATCATGTAAATAATTTCACTGAATACCCTGGTGTGGAAGGAAGCTAAGGACTTTTCTATAGCAGCAGTTTCCAAATTTTGGAAGAGTACTTTAAACAGTTTCAGATGTTCAAGAAATGTCCTCTGTATAACAAAGTAGAATAAGATGGAAGCAAGGTGATATGTCATCTGTTTTGCCATGTCTGGTGAGACCGAACATTGTTATTCCTTTTGCAGTCTGTTGTACTGAAATCCCATTTTGTTCTTCACAGGAATGAAAAGAGATATTAAGTGAGGCTTCCAGACCTAAAGATATTAGATGTAACAATCAATTAAACACTGTTGACGGAAGAAAGCAAGTAAATCTAAGATTGATAAGCAGGGTTGATTTTCAATGTGAAAATTACTGAAAGCACCATGATCAGTAGTTAAGATTTCAGAGGATCATCTGGTAGGTTCATACCAGGATTTATGCACATGTAGAACTGTGGTGCTATCAGCTGCATTCTCTTTTCCAGTCAACAGGATCACCCCAGGTTCAATAGTGCAGAACGACAGGCAAGTTGCAGGTGTGAAATTCTATTGGCACTGGGTGTTTAGTGTATCCACAGATCCTGAAATAACCTTTGAAGTTCACACCCACAGCAGCTGAGCAAGACCACAGCAAGtcacctttatttttataatcttCATGGGAGAGGAagtaaaaaaatacaagcagcaagctttgcaaataaaatgcaaggGAATGTAACGCCACAATTCTCCTTTTGGAGATAGATGACCTACCGATTTTACTTTCAATGTGATGCTTCCTTGCCAAGAGACTATGTTTACTGAATGAGAAAGTGAGACACGACGCACTTCTGATGCAAAGGACACGTAGAACTCGGCAGATCTGCCTGTCACCTGCAGGAGCCCCGCTGGCCAGCACCGACTGGATCCGTGCAGCCTTTAACAGCGCACGCCGTCTTCAGCCTGGCTAGGAGCAGTTTTTTAGGCAGGGGCCCTGTTTACTGTCAATAAGGACAGAGTGCCCTCACCCAGGGGGAAGCGTCCACAGCCAGCCTTCAGCCCTGGAAGTTTCCATCACAGGAGCTGCTTTGCACTGCTCTGCTTGGGACATGGAACTGAAATAGGCATCTGAGAGCTGAAGGCCACACAAAAGGGCTAAGTGACAGCTAATTTGGTTTAGGATAGATGTgtagaaaaggtgaaaaagcCTTAAAGAGAAATATCCGGGACGGTATGTATGCAGGGTAGTGCATTTATCTGCCTGGAAGCACAGTTAAGCACTGCGGATGGTACAGATGATCACTCACGTGCCCTCTCGTCATGATCTGGCAACAACACACCCTCAAAAGGCTTCAGTTGAAGTTTATCAGTGGACGGCCAACCAACCCcaccaaggaaaaataaaataaaaaccactttCTTCATCACCCCCCTTTCCCACCGAGATCCCCGTGTAAaacctctccccccacccccgttTCGGAGCTGGGCCCGAAccccgtccccccgcccccagcagccccccaggcccccaccTGCTTCTGGACGTCGGCATCGCTGAgcgccatggcggcggcggcgggcggcggggagccggcggggctgcggggagccggcGGCCAACGGGAACCGAATCGAATCGAATCGAATCGAATCCGGTTCGGGTCACGGCTGCCACCGCCGCgtcgccccgccccgcccgctccgccccgccAGGCCAATCGGAGCCCCGGAGCCCGCCGGCGTcacggggaggggcggggcttgcggCGGTGCGCTGCCATGTCGCGCCGGCTCCCGGTCGCCATCTTGTGGTGGGTGC comes from Anser cygnoides isolate HZ-2024a breed goose chromosome 1, Taihu_goose_T2T_genome, whole genome shotgun sequence and encodes:
- the ATP6V1E1 gene encoding V-type proton ATPase subunit E 1, whose amino-acid sequence is MALSDADVQKQIKHMMAFIEQEANEKAEEIDAKAEEEFNIEKGRLVQTQRLKIMEYYEKKEKQIEQQKKIQMSNLMNQARLKVLKARDDLIADLLNEAKLRLAKVVKDTARYQILLDGLVLQGFYQLLEPKIVVRCRKQDLPMVKAAIQKSIPIYKNATKRDVDIHIDQDNFLPEEIAGGVEIYNSDGKIKVSNTLESRLDLVAQQMMPEIRVALFGANANRKFLD